GGCGCGCGTGGTAATGGCGCAAGGCGCTGGCGGATTTCGGCGGGATGGTCGTGAGATTGACGCCGAAATTCTTCAAGCCCAGCAAGTCGCCGAGCGCGCGCTTGGCGCGCCCGGCGATCTTGGCTTGGAGATCGGGCGGATAACCGGTCGCCACACGCGCCGGCACATCCGCCGGGTCGACCACCTTCGCCATTACGGCACCAGGATGACCGAGCCGGTCGTCTTGCGGCCTTCGAGATCGGTGTGGCAGCGCACCGCGTCCTTCAACGCGTATTCGGCCGAGGTTTCGATCTTCACGATGCCCTTCGCGACCACGTCGAACAATTCGTTCGCGGTGGCGACGAGGTCTTCCTTCTTTGCGATATACGTGAACAGCGTCGGACGCGTGAGGAACAGCGAACCCTTGGCCGCCAGCAAGCCCGTGTTGAGCGGCTCGACGGCGCCCGAGGATTGGCCGAACGACGCGAGCAGGCCCAAAGGCCGCAAGCAATCGAGCGACTTCAGGAACGTGTCCTTGCCGACGGAATCGTAAACGACCGGCACGCCTTCGGGGATGATCGCCTTGGTCGCGGCGACGAAATCCGTGTCGCGATAGAGAATGGTGTGGGCGTAGCCGTTGGCGTGCGCGAGCTTCGCCTTTTCAGGCGAACCGACCGTGCCGATGACGATGGCGCCCAGATGCTGGGCCCATTGGCCCGCAATCAAACCCACGCCGCCGGCCGCCGCGTGGAACAGGATCGTGTCGCCCTTCTGGACCTTATAGGTGCGGCGCAGAAGATATTGCGCGGTCATGCCCTTCAGCATCATCGACGCGGCTTGCTTGTCGGTGATGCCGTCGGGCAGCTTGACCACGCGATCGGCGGGCGCGTTGCGCGCTTCGCTATAGGCGCCGCCGCCCGGGATCACATAGGTGACGCGATCGCCGATTTTGAAATCGGTGACGCCCGCTCCGACCGCGGCGATCGTACCCGCGGCTTCGTTGCCCGGCGCGAAGGGCGTAGGCGTGGGGTAAAGCCCCGAGCGCATATACGTGTCGATGAAATTGACGCCGATCGCCG
The DNA window shown above is from Alphaproteobacteria bacterium and carries:
- a CDS encoding quinone oxidoreductase, coding for MVKAVRAQKSGGPEVMVYEDIDLAPPGPGQVQIKHTAIGVNFIDTYMRSGLYPTPTPFAPGNEAAGTIAAVGAGVTDFKIGDRVTYVIPGGGAYSEARNAPADRVVKLPDGITDKQAASMMLKGMTAQYLLRRTYKVQKGDTILFHAAAGGVGLIAGQWAQHLGAIVIGTVGSPEKAKLAHANGYAHTILYRDTDFVAATKAIIPEGVPVVYDSVGKDTFLKSLDCLRPLGLLASFGQSSGAVEPLNTGLLAAKGSLFLTRPTLFTYIAKKEDLVATANELFDVVAKGIVKIETSAEYALKDAVRCHTDLEGRKTTGSVILVP